In Geoalkalibacter ferrihydriticus DSM 17813, a genomic segment contains:
- a CDS encoding PEP-CTERM sorting domain-containing protein (PEP-CTERM proteins occur, often in large numbers, in the proteomes of bacteria that also encode an exosortase, a predicted intramembrane cysteine proteinase. The presence of a PEP-CTERM domain at a protein's C-terminus predicts cleavage within the sorting domain, followed by covalent anchoring to some some component of the (usually Gram-negative) cell surface. Many PEP-CTERM proteins exhibit an unusual sequence composition that includes large numbers of potential glycosylation sites. Expression of one such protein has been shown restore the ability of a bacterium to form floc, a type of biofilm.), producing MFGIFQEEDESGGGVILDPIPEPSTIILLGAQLLGLGLWHRRRKA from the coding sequence TTGTTTGGAATTTTTCAGGAAGAGGACGAAAGCGGCGGCGGCGTGATTCTCGATCCCATCCCCGAACCCAGCACCATCATCTTGCTCGGCGCGCAACTTCTCGGCTTGGGCCTGTGGCATCGCAGAAGAAAAGCTTGA
- a CDS encoding PEP-CTERM sorting domain-containing protein, with protein MKSFVIAVLVVLFCAGQSWALTFNFSGSNEGGTGSATMEISIIGNTLSLALNNTSPTSLDSGSGVNAPGITGFGFFLEELVAYSSWSLAAFTATGDQVQLGGTSPDPGNLNYWNLANNQAGVSLDYLAASQSGQYALYNPAPDQSGGFAANPYFTTAYFEMIFVEDIALAQDPRHITNDHAPSDGLTYVRFQNVGLNGDGSLKLVGTFQEEEDGGGGGVILDPIPEPSTIVLLGAGLLGLGLWHRKRKA; from the coding sequence ATGAAAAGTTTTGTTATTGCCGTTTTGGTCGTTCTTTTTTGTGCGGGCCAGAGCTGGGCTCTGACCTTCAACTTCAGCGGCAGCAATGAGGGCGGAACCGGATCCGCCACGATGGAAATCAGCATTATCGGCAACACCCTTTCCCTGGCTCTGAATAACACCTCTCCGACCAGCCTCGATAGCGGTTCGGGAGTAAACGCACCGGGCATCACGGGGTTCGGCTTTTTTCTGGAAGAACTCGTCGCCTACAGCTCCTGGTCTCTGGCAGCTTTCACAGCCACAGGAGATCAGGTTCAGTTGGGCGGCACCTCGCCTGACCCGGGCAATCTGAACTATTGGAATTTAGCAAATAATCAGGCCGGCGTTTCCCTGGATTATCTCGCCGCGTCCCAAAGCGGCCAGTATGCCCTTTACAACCCCGCCCCCGACCAAAGCGGAGGATTTGCAGCCAACCCTTACTTCACCACGGCGTATTTCGAAATGATTTTTGTAGAGGACATCGCCCTGGCGCAAGACCCGCGGCACATCACGAATGATCATGCCCCAAGCGACGGCCTCACCTATGTTCGCTTCCAGAACGTGGGCTTAAACGGCGACGGAAGCCTTAAACTTGTCGGCACCTTTCAGGAAGAAGAAGACGGCGGTGGCGGCGGCGTAATTCTCGACCCCATCCCCGAACCCAGCACCATCGTCCTGCTCGGCGCCGGCCTGCTTGGTCTTGGGCTTTGGCATCGGAAGAGAAAAGCCTGA
- the prsR gene encoding PEP-CTERM-box response regulator transcription factor, producing MEKLLIIDDSEEIRKQLKWGLGKDYQVFLAGDVEEGLGLFRKHRPRVLTLDLGLPPDADGATEGLRCLGEILKENFRTKVIMVTGNEERQNALKAIEIGAYDFYQKPIELAEIKVILRRAFHLAELEEENRRLQKSAVHGLPVMAGLFGQCLQMQQVFTTIRKVASADVPVLVLGESGTGKELVAKAIHGESLRQEGPFVPINCGAIPENLLESELFGHEKGAFTGAQARIQGKVEFAHKGTLFLDEIGEMPPLLQVKLLRFLQDHTIQRVGGRDTIEVDARIVAATNIDMDQAIAQGEFREDLFYRIGVITINLPPLRERGEDILLLSSLFLHRYAEEYGRPVKSFSGEAQKALRSYEWPGNVRELENKIKRAVIMAEKGQIEPGDLNLGIGEGGAVRLGELNFEGMTLKDARDLVERDMVLSTLNREGGNIAKTSDILGVSRPTLYDLLKKHNLQGAAGK from the coding sequence ATGGAAAAGTTACTGATTATTGATGACAGCGAAGAAATTCGCAAGCAGCTCAAATGGGGCCTGGGTAAGGACTACCAGGTTTTTCTTGCAGGTGATGTCGAGGAGGGGCTGGGGCTGTTTCGTAAGCATCGGCCGCGGGTGTTGACTCTTGATCTGGGGTTGCCGCCTGATGCCGATGGAGCGACGGAAGGGCTGCGTTGCCTGGGGGAAATTCTCAAAGAGAATTTTCGTACCAAGGTGATCATGGTCACCGGCAACGAGGAGCGCCAAAACGCGTTGAAAGCCATCGAGATCGGCGCTTACGATTTTTACCAGAAACCCATCGAGCTGGCTGAAATCAAGGTCATTTTGCGCCGCGCTTTTCATCTGGCCGAACTTGAAGAGGAAAATCGCCGCCTGCAGAAATCCGCCGTGCATGGGTTGCCGGTCATGGCCGGGTTGTTCGGTCAGTGTTTGCAGATGCAGCAGGTGTTCACCACCATCCGCAAGGTGGCTTCGGCCGACGTGCCGGTACTGGTGCTGGGTGAAAGCGGCACGGGCAAGGAACTGGTGGCTAAGGCCATTCACGGGGAAAGCCTGCGGCAAGAGGGACCATTTGTCCCGATCAATTGCGGGGCGATTCCGGAAAATCTTCTGGAATCCGAATTGTTTGGCCACGAAAAAGGCGCCTTCACCGGAGCGCAGGCACGCATTCAGGGCAAGGTGGAATTCGCCCATAAGGGAACGCTTTTTCTTGATGAAATTGGGGAAATGCCGCCGCTATTGCAGGTGAAACTGCTGCGTTTTCTGCAGGATCACACCATTCAGAGGGTCGGCGGTCGCGACACCATAGAGGTTGATGCGCGCATCGTTGCCGCGACCAATATCGATATGGATCAGGCTATTGCCCAAGGCGAGTTCCGCGAGGATTTGTTCTACCGCATCGGCGTGATTACCATCAATCTGCCGCCCCTGCGCGAAAGGGGCGAGGACATTTTGCTGCTATCCAGTCTTTTTCTGCATCGCTACGCCGAAGAGTATGGTCGGCCGGTTAAGAGCTTCAGCGGTGAGGCTCAAAAAGCCTTGCGCTCTTACGAATGGCCGGGAAACGTGCGGGAATTGGAGAACAAGATCAAACGTGCGGTTATCATGGCCGAGAAAGGCCAGATTGAACCGGGCGATCTGAATCTGGGCATAGGCGAGGGGGGAGCGGTGCGACTGGGTGAGCTCAATTTTGAGGGAATGACTCTCAAGGATGCGCGGGACCTGGTGGAGCGAGACATGGTGTTGAGCACTCTGAATCGCGAGGGCGGCAATATCGCCAAGACCAGCGATATCCTCGGCGTGAGTCGTCCGACTCTTTATGACCTGCTGAAAAAACATAATTTGCAGGGTGCTGCGGGGAAATGA
- a CDS encoding GAF domain-containing protein has translation MADFASKDLCEKKLEILQEISSAIILSDNISAIANIMLDLAINHTGAEKGSLMLANDQQQLSIFTCRGLDENLARSYRAAIGEGIAGQVAQTREAVLVADIASDPRFSKTRDRYKTRSFVSCPIIGKTKLLGVLNINDKKSGEPFTEEEFILIQIIANQAAIALKNAFLVNQLKAKAAEHEEVNRKLIEASLAKTEFLTRVSHELRTPLNSTKGAVYYLRNSDKLDGGDFREFMDILTLEIDKMIHIVENQLDFLRVEDESRVMHRTIINIERALRETLESRLLKAKFSRKDIKVQVDFAADIPDVAGDKVMVAQFFINLLEGILPHLESGCHLKFTGRQNSHILLTMTTDRKLPEETADYFFSSRTMFDPERSDENLKLYLAKKSAEVHNWQFEVANTAEGFSVSIHIPRGARQRIEAAVNTSMDLFLDFISELLAVNTCSIMLSDELTQDLIIRSARGLDADIIKKTRIRVGERIAGWVAHEGKPLLVKDIREDPRFAASPLAAQYTTPSFMSLPLIIGGNTVGVINLNNKKSGDPFSEADLQIASVLSQRIAHLIETLHEDGHTEEDLRRIIASFDNLVGAEKKSMGKNLRRQELMGQLLDKIGIGEEQRSVGLYLSLVYDLGLMLIDDSVLGKTKKLSASEVSTLRIHPHASVDLLKDIEYAQEVRTAILHHHEWYDGSGYPEGLKGERIPLFSRVLAIIDAWCAMTEDRPYRKKMSEEKALEELRRKAGSQFDPALVEVFAEVVEP, from the coding sequence ATGGCTGACTTCGCCTCCAAAGACCTCTGCGAAAAAAAACTGGAGATCCTGCAAGAGATCTCCAGCGCCATTATTCTTTCCGACAACATCAGTGCCATCGCCAACATCATGCTCGACCTGGCCATCAATCATACGGGGGCCGAAAAAGGTTCGCTGATGCTGGCCAACGATCAACAGCAGCTCTCTATCTTCACCTGTCGCGGGCTGGATGAAAATCTGGCGCGCAGCTACCGCGCAGCCATCGGCGAAGGCATCGCCGGCCAAGTGGCCCAGACACGCGAGGCCGTACTGGTTGCCGACATCGCCAGCGATCCGCGCTTTTCCAAGACGCGCGACCGCTACAAAACCCGCTCCTTCGTCTCCTGCCCCATCATCGGTAAAACAAAACTGCTCGGGGTTCTCAACATCAACGACAAGAAAAGTGGCGAACCCTTCACCGAAGAAGAGTTCATCCTTATCCAGATCATCGCCAACCAGGCCGCCATTGCTTTGAAAAACGCCTTTCTCGTCAATCAGCTCAAAGCCAAGGCCGCCGAGCACGAAGAGGTCAATCGCAAACTCATCGAAGCGTCCCTGGCCAAAACCGAATTCCTCACCCGGGTGAGCCACGAATTGCGCACCCCCCTTAACTCGACCAAAGGCGCGGTCTATTACCTGCGCAACTCAGACAAGCTCGACGGCGGCGACTTTCGCGAGTTCATGGATATTCTCACTCTCGAAATCGATAAAATGATACATATCGTTGAGAACCAACTCGATTTCCTGCGCGTTGAAGACGAGTCACGCGTCATGCACCGCACCATCATCAACATCGAACGGGCGCTGCGCGAGACCCTCGAATCCCGATTGCTCAAGGCCAAGTTCAGTCGCAAGGACATCAAGGTTCAGGTTGATTTCGCGGCGGACATTCCCGATGTTGCCGGTGATAAGGTCATGGTGGCGCAATTTTTCATCAATCTTCTCGAAGGCATCCTGCCGCACTTGGAGAGCGGTTGTCACCTGAAATTCACCGGCCGACAAAACAGCCATATTCTGCTGACCATGACCACCGACCGCAAACTTCCCGAGGAAACAGCCGATTACTTTTTCTCCTCGCGCACCATGTTCGATCCTGAGCGCTCCGATGAAAACCTCAAGCTCTATCTGGCGAAGAAATCCGCCGAAGTCCACAACTGGCAATTCGAGGTCGCCAATACCGCCGAAGGGTTTTCCGTAAGCATCCATATTCCCCGAGGCGCTCGCCAGCGTATCGAGGCGGCCGTCAATACAAGCATGGATCTGTTTCTCGATTTCATCTCCGAATTGCTCGCCGTCAACACCTGCTCGATCATGCTCAGCGACGAACTCACTCAGGATCTGATTATCCGCAGCGCCCGAGGACTCGACGCCGATATTATCAAAAAGACCCGCATCCGCGTCGGCGAGCGCATTGCCGGCTGGGTTGCCCACGAAGGCAAACCCCTGCTGGTCAAAGATATCCGTGAAGATCCCCGCTTCGCCGCAAGCCCCCTGGCGGCTCAATACACGACACCCTCTTTCATGTCACTGCCTCTTATAATCGGCGGAAACACCGTCGGGGTCATCAATCTCAACAATAAAAAGTCAGGCGATCCCTTCTCGGAAGCCGACCTTCAGATTGCCTCGGTACTCAGCCAACGCATTGCCCACCTAATCGAGACCTTACACGAAGACGGTCATACCGAAGAAGATCTGCGCCGCATTATCGCCTCTTTTGACAACCTGGTCGGCGCCGAGAAAAAATCCATGGGGAAAAATCTCCGCCGGCAAGAGCTGATGGGTCAGCTGCTCGACAAAATCGGCATCGGAGAAGAACAGCGAAGTGTGGGGCTTTATCTGTCCCTGGTCTATGACCTCGGATTGATGCTCATCGATGACAGCGTATTGGGAAAAACCAAGAAGCTCTCCGCCTCTGAAGTCAGTACCCTGCGCATCCATCCCCACGCCAGCGTCGATCTGCTCAAAGATATTGAATACGCGCAGGAGGTGCGTACCGCCATTCTGCACCATCACGAATGGTATGACGGCAGCGGTTATCCCGAAGGGCTCAAAGGCGAGAGAATCCCACTGTTCTCGCGTGTTCTCGCCATCATCGACGCCTGGTGCGCCATGACCGAAGATCGTCCTTACCGAAAAAAGATGTCTGAAGAAAAAGCTCTGGAGGAACTACGCAGAAAGGCAGGCAGCCAGTTTGATCCAGCCTTGGTGGAGGTCTTTGCAGAGGTGGTTGAACCGTAG
- a CDS encoding exosortase C-terminal domain/associated protein EpsI yields the protein MGKRLLLVGLLVLGFALYVQARPFHDRVPIKQDLATFPMHIEDWRAADFSLSPGVLEQLRVTNYLMRDYRRDNESVNVYIGYYETQREGAQIHSPRHCLPGSGWVPTSHTTRTFEIEGQRPIHLVQAVYEKDSFHEVFLYWYQMKDATITNEYLLKAQMVFNSLKYRRNDAAFIRLSAPVRTTLEDTVATMETFMADFVPLLDDYLPE from the coding sequence ATGGGTAAGCGTTTGTTGCTGGTGGGTTTGCTTGTTTTGGGTTTTGCGCTTTACGTGCAGGCGCGCCCCTTTCACGACCGGGTGCCGATCAAGCAGGATCTGGCCACCTTTCCCATGCATATAGAGGATTGGCGGGCCGCTGATTTCTCGCTGAGTCCGGGAGTTTTGGAGCAACTGCGCGTCACCAATTATCTGATGCGCGACTACCGCCGCGACAACGAATCGGTCAATGTCTACATCGGCTATTATGAAACTCAGCGCGAAGGCGCCCAGATCCATTCGCCTCGACATTGTCTGCCCGGCAGCGGCTGGGTGCCGACAAGTCATACGACGCGCACTTTTGAGATCGAAGGGCAGCGGCCCATCCATCTAGTGCAGGCGGTCTATGAGAAGGATTCCTTTCACGAGGTTTTTCTTTACTGGTATCAGATGAAGGATGCCACCATCACCAACGAGTATCTGCTTAAAGCTCAGATGGTGTTCAATTCACTAAAATACCGGCGCAATGATGCTGCGTTTATTCGCCTTTCGGCACCGGTGCGCACCACCTTGGAGGATACGGTCGCCACCATGGAAACGTTCATGGCGGATTTCGTGCCCCTGCTGGATGATTATCTGCCCGAGTGA
- a CDS encoding tRNA (cytidine(34)-2'-O)-methyltransferase: MTETPFHIVLIEPEIPPNTGNIARLCGATGTLLHLVGKLGFSLDDRYLKRAGLDYWPAIDVRRWESYADLQQAFPQGRFWLTTKKAARSYHEVSFQPGDFLVFGKETQGLPDELLAAHPEQCIRIPIFSPLVRSLNLSTATGIVLYEALRQAGRLDEH, from the coding sequence ATGACCGAGACACCCTTTCATATTGTACTGATCGAGCCCGAAATCCCGCCCAACACCGGCAACATCGCACGCCTGTGCGGCGCTACGGGCACCCTGTTGCATCTTGTGGGCAAGCTTGGCTTCTCCCTGGATGATCGCTACCTCAAGCGCGCAGGCCTTGATTACTGGCCGGCCATCGACGTGCGGCGCTGGGAAAGCTATGCCGATTTGCAGCAGGCGTTTCCCCAGGGGCGCTTCTGGCTCACAACTAAAAAAGCTGCCCGTTCCTACCATGAGGTTTCCTTTCAACCCGGCGACTTTCTGGTGTTCGGCAAGGAAACCCAAGGCCTGCCCGATGAATTGCTCGCCGCCCATCCCGAGCAGTGCATCCGCATCCCGATTTTCTCGCCGCTGGTGCGCAGCCTCAATCTGTCGACGGCGACGGGGATCGTGCTTTATGAAGCCCTGCGCCAGGCGGGGCGACTCGACGAACATTAG
- a CDS encoding GxxExxY protein produces MENITEKIIGCAIKVHQELGPGLLESTYEKCFVHELLAEGLFVEVQKELPVFYRGVNLECGYRIDILVNREVVVELKSVDAILPIHQAQILSYLKLSGCKIGLLINFNVTMLKQGIRRLVNNF; encoded by the coding sequence ATGGAAAATATTACGGAAAAGATTATTGGGTGCGCAATTAAAGTGCATCAGGAATTAGGTCCTGGCCTTTTGGAATCCACATATGAAAAATGTTTTGTTCATGAGCTTTTGGCAGAAGGGCTTTTTGTAGAGGTGCAAAAAGAGTTGCCTGTCTTTTATCGTGGGGTAAATCTTGAATGTGGTTACCGAATCGATATCCTAGTAAATCGTGAGGTTGTCGTCGAGTTGAAATCCGTTGATGCTATTTTGCCTATCCATCAGGCTCAGATTCTCTCATATTTGAAGTTGTCAGGGTGTAAAATTGGCTTATTGATCAACTTTAACGTCACTATGCTCAAGCAAGGCATACGTCGTTTGGTAAATAATTTTTAA
- the prsK gene encoding XrtA/PEP-CTERM system histidine kinase PrsK, producing MSHLLLVIASITVALILFGLLLRRKPSAAIIALIAALCVALTVEVIDLLALRDPQNLESYKRWGLLAESLLPFTWLLYTLKFGRLPGWRNISWLQRVVLAAAAFMPLPVLLLPVGDFFYSPDFGDELILFLGNPGYYFFIGILLFLIVALVNLEVTLMSSPRPERWKIKYEIIGAGLVIAFFLVYYSQSLLYRSIDMSLAPARAVLFISAIGFIAYSRLRRGEAPSLRLSPDMAYRSVVVFIIGVYFLVIALLGEGLRYFGESTQRNFFITVTLIGSVAVLAILLSEKARRKIRVFLHKHFYRSKFDYRQQWLDFTQCLTQPRDARELHQAILGFYCATFGFRGASLFLTDDEGRFFDLVGFFERAAWREKVAGDGPVIERLREGDWIVALGEIRLEGVTSPLIDSGLAFLVPLLSEHRLEGFIALEGRINPDEVLTYEDYDLMKVLARQSTAAILNLRLSAELSAAREMELMGRVSAFVMHDLKNLVSNLGMVVDNAENYLDDPEFQVDMLDTLRGTVGKMKGLIQHLRTLQEKPLLERRKCNLRQVVDEALGSLSLSNVRVSGNGVEADIDAEEIQKVVLNLVLNAIEAGGKNQPVWVEVGDDQACIRVRDEGCGMSEEFIRTRLFKPFETTKKKGFGIGLYQCKHIVEAHGGRIEVRSAEGEGTEFTVMF from the coding sequence ATGTCCCATCTTCTTCTCGTCATTGCTTCCATCACCGTTGCGCTGATTCTTTTCGGTCTGCTGCTGCGGCGCAAGCCCTCAGCAGCGATCATCGCCTTGATCGCTGCTCTTTGCGTGGCGCTGACTGTTGAAGTCATCGACCTGCTCGCCCTGCGTGATCCGCAAAATCTTGAAAGCTATAAGCGTTGGGGATTGCTGGCTGAGTCCCTGCTGCCCTTTACCTGGCTTCTGTATACCCTGAAATTCGGGCGTCTGCCGGGCTGGCGCAATATCTCCTGGTTGCAGCGCGTTGTGCTGGCGGCAGCGGCATTCATGCCGCTGCCGGTTTTGTTGCTGCCGGTGGGCGACTTTTTCTATTCTCCCGATTTCGGCGATGAATTGATCCTGTTTCTGGGTAATCCGGGTTATTACTTTTTTATCGGCATTTTGCTTTTTCTGATCGTTGCTCTGGTCAATCTCGAAGTGACTCTGATGAGTTCGCCGCGGCCCGAGCGCTGGAAGATCAAGTACGAAATCATCGGCGCCGGCCTGGTTATCGCCTTTTTCCTCGTCTACTACAGCCAGAGCCTGCTGTATCGTTCCATCGACATGAGTCTTGCGCCGGCGCGGGCGGTTTTATTCATCTCCGCCATTGGATTCATTGCTTATTCGCGTTTGCGGCGCGGCGAGGCACCTAGCCTTCGCCTTTCACCCGACATGGCCTATCGCTCGGTGGTCGTGTTTATCATCGGTGTTTATTTTCTCGTTATCGCTCTGCTGGGCGAGGGACTGCGCTACTTCGGCGAATCTACCCAGCGCAACTTTTTCATTACGGTCACTCTGATCGGCAGCGTAGCGGTTTTGGCTATCCTGCTTTCGGAGAAGGCCCGGCGCAAGATCCGCGTTTTTCTGCACAAGCATTTCTATCGCAGCAAATTCGACTATCGGCAGCAATGGTTGGATTTTACTCAGTGCTTGACCCAACCGCGTGACGCGCGCGAATTGCACCAGGCCATATTGGGTTTTTACTGTGCAACCTTTGGGTTTCGCGGGGCAAGCCTGTTTCTGACGGACGATGAAGGGCGCTTTTTCGATCTTGTCGGGTTTTTTGAACGTGCCGCCTGGCGTGAAAAGGTTGCAGGGGATGGGCCGGTGATTGAGCGGCTGAGAGAAGGTGACTGGATCGTCGCTTTGGGCGAAATCCGCCTTGAGGGGGTGACTTCGCCTCTGATCGATTCTGGTTTGGCCTTTCTTGTCCCCCTGTTGTCCGAACATCGTCTGGAGGGATTTATTGCATTGGAGGGGCGAATAAATCCGGACGAAGTGCTGACCTATGAAGACTATGACCTGATGAAAGTTCTGGCTCGCCAATCGACGGCTGCCATCCTGAACCTGCGCCTGTCCGCGGAACTTTCAGCTGCTCGCGAAATGGAACTTATGGGCCGCGTTTCGGCTTTTGTCATGCACGATCTGAAAAACCTGGTGTCGAACCTGGGAATGGTGGTGGATAACGCCGAAAACTATCTGGATGATCCGGAGTTCCAGGTCGACATGCTCGATACCCTGCGCGGCACCGTGGGCAAGATGAAGGGACTGATTCAGCATCTACGCACCTTGCAGGAAAAACCCCTGTTGGAGCGGCGCAAATGCAATCTACGCCAAGTCGTGGATGAGGCGCTGGGCAGCCTGAGCTTATCGAATGTCAGGGTGAGCGGCAACGGTGTCGAAGCCGATATCGATGCCGAAGAGATCCAGAAGGTGGTGCTCAATCTGGTCCTGAACGCCATTGAAGCCGGCGGCAAAAACCAACCCGTATGGGTCGAAGTCGGCGACGACCAGGCCTGCATCCGCGTGCGCGACGAAGGCTGCGGCATGAGCGAGGAATTCATCCGCACCCGCCTTTTCAAACCTTTCGAGACCACGAAGAAAAAAGGTTTCGGCATCGGCCTCTATCAATGCAAGCACATCGTCGAAGCCCACGGCGGACGAATCGAAGTGCGTAGCGCGGAGGGTGAGGGTACGGAGTTTACTGTAATGTTTTGA
- a CDS encoding S8 family serine peptidase: protein MKRLSWRTKIVAAFALCFGVMLVGGPIDAAQGKGFVSGELLVRQKAGASAASVRAALQAQGAGEIEEIPGIKVKRIRVPEHALEKVRTALARNPNFEFVEPNFIGQGTLVPNDTSYSSQWHLPRINAPNGWQLTTGSSDIPIAIVDSGVDPNHPDLGAKLLPGYNWLDFNTDTNDVQGHGTAVAGAAAAITNNSRGIAGVAWENTIMPLVVLNSSNSASYSNIASAIVYAVDRGVKVINVSIAGTSFSYTLQNAVDYAWNRGALVFCAAANNNTDDPFYPAALPNAIAVAATDQNDNKASYSNYGDWITIAAPGSSIYTTLRGGGYGARSGTSLASPIAAGLGALIWSLNPDLSHVEVLEILKAGADDLGAVGFDPMFGHGRINVLGSLSLAEKIVAETDVTPPVVALTSPADGSAVAGLVTLVAEVEDDQGVDRVEFFVNGNRLGQDTGTPYMFSWDADQVPAGWHRLNAQAVDTSGNVGVSQEIMVYVEQASDLVPPQVAISNPLPGAKLNKQEWVRAAASDNVGVVRMELYINGSLMTVNNSDTLAWRWMTHKERSSVFEVSVKAYDAAGNASEDTITVYK, encoded by the coding sequence GTGAAAAGGCTTTCATGGCGAACAAAAATTGTTGCTGCCTTTGCCCTGTGTTTTGGGGTGATGCTTGTCGGTGGACCCATTGACGCAGCGCAGGGTAAAGGATTTGTTTCCGGTGAACTCTTGGTTCGACAAAAAGCAGGGGCTTCCGCCGCAAGTGTGCGTGCTGCTCTCCAGGCCCAAGGAGCAGGAGAGATCGAAGAGATTCCCGGCATCAAGGTCAAGCGAATTCGTGTTCCTGAGCACGCTCTTGAGAAGGTGCGAACCGCTCTGGCGCGCAATCCGAACTTTGAGTTTGTCGAGCCCAACTTTATCGGGCAAGGAACCCTGGTACCCAACGATACCTCCTATTCAAGCCAATGGCATTTGCCGCGCATCAACGCCCCGAACGGTTGGCAACTGACCACGGGCTCGAGCGATATCCCCATCGCTATTGTTGATTCCGGAGTCGATCCCAACCATCCGGATCTTGGTGCCAAACTGCTGCCCGGCTATAATTGGCTGGATTTCAACACCGACACCAACGATGTACAGGGGCACGGCACCGCGGTGGCCGGGGCCGCCGCCGCTATCACCAACAACAGCCGAGGCATTGCCGGGGTGGCCTGGGAAAACACCATCATGCCCCTGGTGGTACTCAACAGCAGTAATTCGGCGAGCTATTCCAACATTGCCTCGGCCATTGTTTACGCGGTGGACCGTGGCGTGAAAGTCATTAACGTCAGCATTGCCGGCACGAGTTTCTCGTATACGCTGCAAAACGCCGTCGACTATGCTTGGAATCGCGGCGCCCTGGTGTTCTGCGCGGCGGCCAACAACAACACCGATGATCCCTTCTATCCGGCCGCCTTGCCCAACGCCATCGCCGTTGCGGCCACGGACCAGAACGACAACAAGGCGTCCTATTCCAATTACGGCGACTGGATCACCATTGCCGCGCCGGGGTCCTCCATTTACACCACGCTGCGCGGCGGCGGATACGGCGCACGCAGCGGCACCTCACTGGCCTCGCCCATCGCCGCTGGGCTCGGCGCATTGATCTGGTCACTCAATCCCGACCTGTCGCACGTTGAGGTTCTTGAAATCCTAAAAGCCGGCGCCGATGATTTGGGTGCGGTCGGCTTCGATCCCATGTTCGGTCATGGGCGCATCAACGTGCTGGGCTCTCTGTCTCTTGCAGAAAAAATTGTTGCCGAAACCGATGTAACGCCGCCGGTTGTCGCACTGACTTCCCCTGCCGACGGCTCCGCTGTGGCGGGCCTGGTGACGCTCGTCGCCGAGGTTGAGGACGACCAGGGTGTGGACCGGGTGGAATTCTTTGTGAACGGCAATCGCCTCGGTCAGGATACCGGAACCCCCTATATGTTCTCCTGGGATGCCGATCAGGTACCCGCCGGTTGGCATCGTCTGAACGCTCAGGCGGTTGATACCTCGGGGAATGTCGGCGTTTCGCAAGAAATCATGGTGTACGTCGAGCAGGCGAGTGATCTGGTGCCCCCGCAGGTTGCCATCAGCAACCCTCTGCCGGGCGCAAAGCTCAACAAGCAGGAATGGGTGCGTGCCGCAGCCTCGGACAACGTGGGTGTGGTTCGAATGGAGCTGTATATCAACGGTTCTTTGATGACTGTCAACAATTCCGACACTCTTGCATGGCGCTGGATGACCCATAAGGAGCGCTCGAGTGTTTTTGAGGTGAGCGTCAAGGCCTACGACGCTGCTGGAAATGCTTCAGAGGATACGATTACTGTTTACAAGTAG